From one Cereibacter sphaeroides 2.4.1 genomic stretch:
- a CDS encoding ABC transporter permease: MKILHSTEFVIALVLLAAMVLIGLVNPAFWGLDNLFSLAKSNVVIGIMALGVLLVMISGGIDVSFPAIAVAALYIVVRAMVELNYDGVFIPFLAAAAIGLVLGGFNAFIIERFRMIPLIVTLGTASIVRGLVLGLLGSSIVNINKMPKELIEFGRHDLMTVEAANGATYGLTSMVLVYLGIALVMHLVLRHTMIGRSVYAYGTDAESARRAGFNTRRTIWFVYCLAGLLAGFAGMLHTSMIWQANPRDFQGLELDVIAAVVLGGASIFGGRGSVAGTLIGVFMLVMVKNSLILLKVDTTWQRVVVGLIIVAATAITAWRDRKKLA; the protein is encoded by the coding sequence ATGAAGATCCTGCATTCCACCGAATTCGTGATCGCCCTCGTGCTTCTGGCCGCGATGGTGCTGATCGGTCTCGTGAACCCGGCCTTCTGGGGGCTGGACAACCTCTTCAGCCTGGCGAAATCGAACGTCGTCATCGGCATCATGGCCCTGGGCGTGCTGCTCGTGATGATCTCGGGCGGCATCGACGTGTCGTTTCCGGCCATCGCGGTGGCGGCGCTCTATATCGTCGTGCGCGCCATGGTCGAGCTGAACTACGACGGGGTGTTCATTCCCTTCCTCGCCGCGGCCGCGATCGGACTCGTGCTCGGAGGCTTCAACGCCTTCATCATCGAGCGCTTCCGGATGATCCCGCTGATCGTGACGCTCGGCACCGCCTCGATCGTGCGCGGACTCGTGCTGGGGCTTCTGGGCAGCTCCATCGTCAATATCAACAAGATGCCGAAGGAGCTGATCGAGTTCGGCCGCCACGACCTGATGACGGTCGAGGCCGCGAACGGGGCGACCTACGGGCTGACCTCGATGGTGCTGGTCTATCTCGGCATCGCGCTCGTCATGCATCTGGTGCTGCGGCACACGATGATCGGCCGCTCGGTCTATGCCTACGGCACGGATGCGGAATCGGCGCGCCGGGCGGGCTTCAACACCCGCCGGACGATCTGGTTCGTCTATTGCCTCGCGGGGCTGCTCGCGGGCTTTGCCGGGATGCTCCACACCTCGATGATCTGGCAGGCCAACCCGCGCGATTTCCAGGGGCTCGAGCTCGACGTGATCGCGGCCGTGGTGCTGGGCGGCGCCTCGATCTTCGGCGGCCGCGGCTCGGTCGCGGGCACGCTGATCGGGGTGTTCATGCTGGTGATGGTCAAGAACTCGCTGATCCTGCTGAAGGTGGACACGACCTGGCAGCGGGTGGTCGTGGGCCTCATCATCGTCGCCGCGACCGCCATCACCGCCTGGCGCGACCGCAAGAAGCTGGCCTGA